The Corynebacterium auriscanis genome includes the window ACCACGATCGCAGCCAAAGGTTCGTGCAGCCGTAGCGCGGGCCTGGACCAGTGATCCTGCACTACCTCAATGTGCTGCCACACCAATTGCTCCGCTGTCACGGGGTTCGGACGACCATAAAGCCCCGCAGACCACGCTTTGATGAAAGCTTCCTTCACCGCCCACCGCCCGGCGAGGTGTTGGGCCTGATTCCCGGTCACCTCAGCTCGGCGCTGGGCTGCTCTCCACTCGGCAGCGGTGAAAGCTTCGCCAAAACTCGTGCCGGGTTCGCTCAGGAGCTCTGCAAACTGCGGCACGTTCACTAGGTCAGTCCCGATGCCCAGGATCACGATTGCCTATCCCGGCGCATCAGAGCCTTCACGGCACGGTCTGGGTGCTTCCTACGTAACCGAATGATCACGATTCGTCTCCCAGGAGCATCGCCGCTTCCTCGTCATCCGTCTCATAGATGCGCCCAGCAGGACGTTCGAACAACGGCGCATGCCCCAGCATGCCGGCTTCCCGTCGGCGCACGCCTTGGCGCAAACGCTGAGTAGCGCGTTCCTGCCACTGGGCGGCACTGTCCTCTCCCAGCTCCGTGGCCACCACGGCCTGGAAAGCCGCAGGATGAACCAGTACCACAACGGCGGAGACGTGTCCGAAGCCCAACGAGGTCAAAATGCCCGCTTTGATGGTCCGGTCCAGCTGCAGTGGCGAACGCGGCCACACGAGGAACAGCGAATCCTCCATCGCGGGATCCAAACAATCGAGCGCGCGGTTACCCGGTATCCGTCCCGTGCGGAACATGTCGGTAATACCCGCGACCTGAAATACCGCTGCACCACCTTTGGCATGACCGGTGAGTGTCTTTTGGGAAACCACGAACATTGGATTGCCCGGGGTGCGCCCCAGCGCCTTGGCCATTCGCGTATGCAGGTTGGCTTCGTTCGGATCGTTCGCATTCGTCGACGTATCGTGCTTGGACACCACGGCGATGTCATCTGCAGTTACACCAAGCGCTTCCAGGTTCCCGCGTATCTGCGAGCTCTTCCTTACCGATGCCAACGCGCCGATTCCGGGAGCTGGAATGGAGGTGTGGATACCGTCGGCGTACGACTGTGCGAACCCAACCACGCCATAGACCGGCAGCCCCATGCGGGCCGCGACTGCACCGCGGGCCAGCAATACGGTACCGCCACCTTGTGCTTCCACGAACCCACCGCGTCGGCGATCACCAGCGCGGGAATAGAAGCGCTCGCTAATCCCTTTAGCCGCCATGGCCTCCGAGTTCG containing:
- a CDS encoding holo-ACP synthase, with amino-acid sequence MLGIGTDLVNVPQFAELLSEPGTSFGEAFTAAEWRAAQRRAEVTGNQAQHLAGRWAVKEAFIKAWSAGLYGRPNPVTAEQLVWQHIEVVQDHWSRPALRLHEPLAAIVVASLGDIRWHVSLSHDGDYAIATVIGEQV